From Piscinibacter gummiphilus:
GGCCTGCCCGGGCTCGACGTGCTGCACCGCATCCGCCAGACCGACTGGCGCGTGCCGGTGATCATCGTCACCGCCCTGAGCGACGTGCCGCACCGCGTGCGTGGGCTCGACCTCGGCGCCGACGACTACCTCGGCAAGCCCTTCGACCTCGACGAGCTGCTGGCCCGCCTGCGCGCCGTCACGCGGCGTTCGCATGGCGTGCCCGGCGCGGTGCTGGCGTGCCGTGGCGTCGAGATCGACCTGCGCGACCACCGCGCCACCCGCGACGGCCTGCCGCTGTGGCTCACCGGGCGCGAGTTCACCGTGCTGCGCCTGCTGATGGAATCGGCCGGCAAGCCGGTGCCGCGCCAGCGCATCGAAGAGCAACTGGGCGCCTGGGGCGGCGAGGTCGAAGGCAACTCGGCCGAGGTCTACATCCACAAGCTGCGCAAGAAACTCGGGCGCGACTTCATTCAGACCCTGCATGGCAACGGCTACCTCCTCCCCCTCTGAGGCCGTGCCGCCGGCACAGCGCGCGCAGCCTGAGAGCGCCTGGCGGCGCTTCCTCGCTGCGCCGCGTAGCCTGAAGTACCGCTGCCTGCGCAGCATCGCGCTGGTGTCGGGCCTGACCTGGCTGGTGGTCACGCTCGCCATCGTGGCGCTCGCACGGCATGAGTCCGACGCGATGTTCGACGCCTCGCTGCGCGAGCTGGCGCACATGGCGCTCGCCTTCGCCGACCACGAGCTGGCCGAGATCCAGCGCACCGGCGGCGGCGACGTGAGCGACGACACCGACGAGGTCTTCAGCGACAAGATCGTCTACCAGGTCTGGCAGCAGGGCGGGGTGCTGGGCTACCGCAGCGCCAACGCACCGGCCCGCACGCCGCTGGCACCGGGCGCGGCCGGCTTCGGCGACACCGTGCTCGACGGCCAGCCGCTGCGCACCTACAACACCTGGAACCGCGAGCACAGCTTCCAGATCCAGATGGCCGCGAGCCCCGAGCGCCACCAGCACTACGGGCTGTGGGTGTCGCTCGCGCTGTGCATTGGCATGCTGTCGGCGCTGTGCGTGTTCCTGCTGCTCATCCGCCGCCAGCTCGACCAGGCCTTCGCGCCGCTCCACGACACCGCCGAGGCGCTGGCGGGCAAGTCGGCGGCCGACCTGTCGCCGGTCGAGCTGGAAGGGCAACCAGCCGAGCTCGCCCCGGTGATCGGTGCCTTCAACGGACTCATGCGGCGCATGAGCCAGACGCTGCGCTACGAGCAGCGTTTCACGAGCGATGCGGCGCACGAGCTGCGCACGCCGCTGTCGGGCCTCAAGATCCTGGTGCGCAACGCGCAGCGGGCGCGCAGTGCCGAGGAGCGACGCGAAGCGCTGGAGCAGATGGACGTGGCCATCGACCGCTCGACCACGCTCATCGGCCAGCTGCTGGCCCTGGCCCGCTACGACCGCGACCCGTCGCAGTTCGCCCTGCACGAAACGGTCGACCTGTGGGAGCTGGCCACCTCGGTGTGGGCCGGCGTGGCGCCCCTGGCGGAAGAGAAAGGCATCCGCCTGCACTGGAGCCCGGGCCGCCCGCTCGTGAGCGTGCGCGGCAACCACGATGCGCTGGCGGTGGTGCTGCGCAACCTGATCGAGAACGCACTGGTGCACACACCGCCCGGGGGCGAGGTGCTGATCGAGGCGCTGGCGGAGGCGGGCGACGGGCAGGCGCAGTGGCTGGTGCACGACAGCGGGCCCGGCGTGCCGCCGCAGATGCGCGAGCGGGTGTTCGCACGCTTCGTGCGGGTCGACCGCAGCAGTGCGCCCGGCGCCGGGCTGGGGCTTGCGATCGTGCGGCGCATCGTGGAGATCCACGGCGGCAGCGTCGTGATCGGTGAATCGCCCCGGCTGGGCGGGGCGCTGGTCACGCTGCGGCTGCCGCTGGCCTGAGGCGGCTCAGCCCGCGTCGAACAGGTCGCCTGCGCTCTTGGGCGGTGCCACGCCCAGGTGCCGGTAGGCGGCGAGCGTGGCGATGCGCCCGCGCGGCGTGCGTTGCAGGAAGCCCTGCTGGATGAGATAGGGCTCGATCACGTCTTCGATGGTGCCGGCCTCTTCGCCAATGGCCGCGGCCACGTTGTCGAGGCCCACCGGGCCACCGTCGAAGCGGTGGATCACCGCTTCGAGCAGCTTGCGGTCCATCACGTCGAAGCCCTGCGGGTCGACGTCGAGCATGGCGAGCGCCTTGTCGGCGATGGCCTTGGTGATGCGGCCATCGCCCTTCACGTCGGCGTAGTCGCGCACGCGCCGCAGGAGGCGGTTGGCGATGCGCGGCGTGCCGCGCGAGCGGCGTGCGATCTCGAAGGCGCCTTCGGCGTCGGCCGCCACCTCGAGCAGGCCGGCCGAGCGGTGCACGATGCGCGCGAGCTCCTCCGAGGTGTAGAACTCCAGCCGCGCCACGATGCCGAAGCGGTCGCGCAGCGGGTTGGTCAGCATGCCCGCGCGCGTGGTGGCGCCCACCAGCGTGAAGGGCTGCAGGTCGAGCTTGATGCTGCGCGCGGCGGGGCCCTCGCCGATCATGATGTCGATCTGGTAGTCCTCGAGCGCCGGGTAGAGGATCTCTTCGACGACGGGTGAGAGGCGGTGGATCTCGTCGATGAAGAGAACGTCGTTCTTCTCGAGGTTGGTGAGGATGGCGGCCAGGTCCTTCGGCTTCTCGAGCACGGGGCCGGAGGTCTGGCGCAGGTTCACGCCCAGCTCGTTGGCGATGATGTGCGAGAGCGTGGTCTTGCCCAGGCCCGGCGGGCCGAAGAGCAGCACGTGGTCGAGCGCTTCCTTTCGCTTCTGCGCGGCGCCGATGAAGATCTCCAACTGCTCGCGCGCCTTGGCCTGGCCCACGTACTCGGCCAGGCCCTTGGGGCGCAGCGCACGCTCGATCGCCTCTTCGTTGGGCGAGGCGGGCACGGCGCTCACGACCCGGCGCGAGGGCGCGAAATCATCGGTCTGAATGCTCATGCCGCGCATTGTGCAGCGGCCCTCGCGGTCAGGGTCTGGCGGGTGGGCTGGCACAATCTCGCCCCATGTCTCGCCGTCCCCCGTCAGCGCTGATCCGCTCGCGATTTGCCTTGTGGCTCTTCGCCTGCGCGCTGCTGCTGAAGGCGGCGGTGCCGCTCCTGGCGAGCGCGTCGGCCGAGGCGCAGGGCAAGGCGCTGGTCGAGGTCTGCACGGTGTATGGCGTGAAGACCATCGTGCTCGATGGCGAGCCCGCGCCCGACCATCAGGCCACGCATGCCGGCGACCACTGTGCGCTGAGCGCGGTGATGGCGCTGGCCGCGCCGCAGCCGGCCGCCCTGCCGAGCCTGACCCCGGGCGCGCCGCAGGCGATCCCCTCGCCGCAGGCCGTGGAGACGGCGCCCGACGCCAGCGCCCGTTGGCGGGCCAGACTCAAGCAAGGCCCACCGGCGCTCGCCTGAGCGAAGTCGTGCCGCGGCCGGCGTCGATGCCGGCCTCCTGAGTCTTGCCCTGGCCCCGTGGCGCTCGTGCCCGGGCCTTCCCTCTTCATGAACAAGCCTTCCCTGGCGACGCTGGCCGTCGCCGCTGCGTGGTCGAGCCTGGCCGCTGCGCAGGCCCAGCTCGACCGCGTCACCATCGTCGGGGGCCGCCCCGCGACCCTGCCGCTGGAAATCCCGACCACCACCGAAAGCATCGACGCCGCGCAGATCGCGCGCAGCATCAACGCGACCGATTCGGAAGATGCGCTGAAGTACTTCCCGAGCCTGAACGTGCGCAAACGCTACATCGGCGATCACGACCATGCGGTCCTGGCGAGCCGCGCCTCGGGCACGGGCAACAGCGCGCGCTCGCTGGTCTACGCCGACGGCATCCTGCTGTCGAACCTGCTCGGCAACGGCGCGACCTTCACGCCCCGCTGGGGGCTGGTGACGCCGGAGGAGATCGACCGCGTCGACGTGCTCTACGGTCCGTTCTCCGCCGCCTACCCGGGCAACTCGGTCGGTGCGGTGGTCGACTACGTGACGCGCATGCCCCGCGCCTTCGAGGCCCATGTGAAGCTGCAGGGCTACTCGCAGCGCTATAAGCAATACGCCACC
This genomic window contains:
- the ruvB gene encoding Holliday junction branch migration DNA helicase RuvB, which encodes MSIQTDDFAPSRRVVSAVPASPNEEAIERALRPKGLAEYVGQAKAREQLEIFIGAAQKRKEALDHVLLFGPPGLGKTTLSHIIANELGVNLRQTSGPVLEKPKDLAAILTNLEKNDVLFIDEIHRLSPVVEEILYPALEDYQIDIMIGEGPAARSIKLDLQPFTLVGATTRAGMLTNPLRDRFGIVARLEFYTSEELARIVHRSAGLLEVAADAEGAFEIARRSRGTPRIANRLLRRVRDYADVKGDGRITKAIADKALAMLDVDPQGFDVMDRKLLEAVIHRFDGGPVGLDNVAAAIGEEAGTIEDVIEPYLIQQGFLQRTPRGRIATLAAYRHLGVAPPKSAGDLFDAG
- a CDS encoding DUF2946 family protein; protein product: MSRRPPSALIRSRFALWLFACALLLKAAVPLLASASAEAQGKALVEVCTVYGVKTIVLDGEPAPDHQATHAGDHCALSAVMALAAPQPAALPSLTPGAPQAIPSPQAVETAPDASARWRARLKQGPPALA
- a CDS encoding response regulator transcription factor codes for the protein MRVLLAEDDPVLGQALRVGLSREGLDVAWTRDGIDTYTAFRQGDYAALVLDLDLPGLPGLDVLHRIRQTDWRVPVIIVTALSDVPHRVRGLDLGADDYLGKPFDLDELLARLRAVTRRSHGVPGAVLACRGVEIDLRDHRATRDGLPLWLTGREFTVLRLLMESAGKPVPRQRIEEQLGAWGGEVEGNSAEVYIHKLRKKLGRDFIQTLHGNGYLLPL
- a CDS encoding ATP-binding protein, giving the protein MPPAQRAQPESAWRRFLAAPRSLKYRCLRSIALVSGLTWLVVTLAIVALARHESDAMFDASLRELAHMALAFADHELAEIQRTGGGDVSDDTDEVFSDKIVYQVWQQGGVLGYRSANAPARTPLAPGAAGFGDTVLDGQPLRTYNTWNREHSFQIQMAASPERHQHYGLWVSLALCIGMLSALCVFLLLIRRQLDQAFAPLHDTAEALAGKSAADLSPVELEGQPAELAPVIGAFNGLMRRMSQTLRYEQRFTSDAAHELRTPLSGLKILVRNAQRARSAEERREALEQMDVAIDRSTTLIGQLLALARYDRDPSQFALHETVDLWELATSVWAGVAPLAEEKGIRLHWSPGRPLVSVRGNHDALAVVLRNLIENALVHTPPGGEVLIEALAEAGDGQAQWLVHDSGPGVPPQMRERVFARFVRVDRSSAPGAGLGLAIVRRIVEIHGGSVVIGESPRLGGALVTLRLPLA